The following DNA comes from Papaver somniferum cultivar HN1 chromosome 4, ASM357369v1, whole genome shotgun sequence.
CCATCTAACCAACTTTCATTCTTTCAATTTGGAGCAGCGTGCACAACTTGGAGTTGAGGCATTTGCTGATGCCCTGCTTGTAGTGCCCAAGACTCTAGCAGAGAACTCAGGTCTTGATACTCAGGATGTCATCATTTCTCTCACGGTAACTTATTTTCTGTTGTATGAAATTGCTATGCGTTTTAGTAGtcatataaatatataaatagttaATAGTGGACTTAGAGCaatttgatgatttttttcaGGGGGAGCATGACAAGGGAAATGTTGTGGGCTTGAACCTGCATACTGGAGAACCAATTGACCCACAGATGGAGGGTATTTTCGACAACTACTCCGTGAAGCGCCAAATCATAAACTCAGGGTATGTAGAGTTTAAACTATCTCTCTTTCTAGCAGTATGAATGTGATTATGCTTTCTTAATACTTTTGTGGTGCATGGCAGGCCTGTAATTGCTTCCCAGTTGCTGCTAGTGGATGAAGTAATTCGTGCTGGAAGAAATATGAGGAAGCCAACCTAAACCTAAAATGCTTTGGAAGCCTCTAGTCTTTCCAGGTTTTAGATTttggtttgttttcttattaGAGATGTGTGCACTATGTAGCTGTGAACAGCTGATTAGGGTGGGATGAGAGCGTCTGTGGTTCGAAGAATTTTGTTAAGATTGAAGAATGTGCTGGGGTTTGtttagaagaacaaaaaaatgGAAGGAAAAAATAGGATTTGAAAGTTCCCTAATGTTTCTGTTGAGTTGGTCCGTGGTCTTACTATTTCAACCACAATGTGTCATAGAagctttttatttttgttagtttaTAGTTTGTTTGAAATACTCAAGTTCTAATGTTGAGTAAAGTGGTTTTATATTATGGACAATCAATCTGTTCTAGGCCACCTCACATAACAGTGCAGCATTCTCCTTAGCGGTCACCACATCATGAAGAATGCAGCTAAGAGCCTTTAGGTTTTTATTGGACATCCACTCATTTCTCTGCGCCAGGGAGGACAGCTCTTATTTGGTTGTCTTTTGCCGAAATCCAATGGCCAATTCCTAGAGAATGATGAAGTTGGAATGGACTTTTTAGTTTTTCTAATTTTCTTTTCCTAGAAAAGTCAGTTTATGTATTTATTAGTGACCCACAACCACACAACTAGAATTAGCCATGACAGCATCAGACACGCACGAAGGAAGTCCAGACTCCATTGTTGCTGTTTTCCTGCATGCTGCATATGTATTCCAGAAGTGGATTTCCATAAAATGATGTTGCCGTTTTTCTGCATGCTGCATATGTATTCCAGAATTGGATTTCCGAAATTCCGAAAACAATACATCTTCTGTTATGGAACATACCAGAAATTAACTCTATTaacaaatcaacaaaaaaaatatcTCCTGTCTTAGGGGCATTGTACAGCAAAACATTTGGACTTAATTACGATCAATTATCCAGTAACTCCCAATTATTCCCCTATTTTTAGCTCTTGTGGAAGCACCCAAGACACTTCCTGAGTcataatcaacagaagatatacCCATGCACCCACCAGATATTCCCTCGCACCCTCATTTTGGCCAATTGTTCCCAACCTCCTCGACCAGGCAATATGCCCCGTCCCTTGAGCAACAAAATTATTCAATGTACACGGGATGCGATATATCTTAAAACAACAATGCAGTTGACAAAATTCCGTGTCACAAACACGGACTCTTTTGAGTTTACGGGTCAACCCTACGTGGCAGGGTTAGAGTTGAATATGGAATTGGACAACCAATCATAGTAACCCCGAAGGCGAGCTTTTTAAGGCAGTGGAGGGGAGGTCTTTATTCCGGactctcaattttttttctcccCTTTGCGATTCTCAAGAGAAAAGGAAAACAAACGCCTTCTTCCGAGGTATCATCTTCTGTTCATCCTTCTTTGTttctgattttcgttttgatttcattttcataTATATGTTCATCTTGATCAGATCTGTTATCTTGTTTATATtgttcaaataataaataaaattagggCAAATCAAATTAATTCGATTTTTGTGATCGgagatctaatttttttttttttttttttttgtgattttattAGCAGTCTAGCTAACTAAGATGTCTACATCACGAGAGGAAAATGTGTATTTGGCTAAATTAGCTGAACAAGCTGAACGATATGAAGAGATGGTTGAGTTTATGGAAAACGTTGCCAAAACTGTTAATGTACAGGAATTAACAGTTGAGGAACGGAACTTGTTGTCTGTTGCTTATAAGAATGTGATTGGAGCTAGGAGAGCTTCATGGAGGATTATTTCAAGTATTGAACAGAAGGAAGAAAGCCGTGGGAATGAAGATCATGTTTCTATTATTAAAGAGTATAGGGGAAAGATTGAATCTGAACTTCATAAGATTTGTCAAGGGATTTTAGGGCTTTTGGATTCCCATCTTATTCCTTCATCAACTGCTGCTGAATCTAAGGTTTTTTACCTTAAGATGAAGGGTGATTATCACAGGTATTTGGCTGAGTTTAAATCAGGTAGTGACAGGAAAGAAGCTGCTGAGAGTACATTGTTGGCTTATAAGTCTGCTCAGGTGAAGAAACTTCTTTAAAACTTTATCTAAAGCGGGATctgccttttttattttttttttatttttaatgtggttctgatcttgttcttttttttctggTGTAGGATATTGCTTTGGCTGAATTGAGTCCCACTCACCCAATAAGGCTTGGACTTGCTCTTAACTTCTCAGTGTTCTACTACGAAATCCTAAACTCACCAGATCGTGCTTGCACTCTAGCTAAGCAGGTTAGTTTTCTTGATGTGTTTTTATCTTAAATACAATTATTTCTCTAGATGTTTGTAGGTTGGGTACTTGGGTGAAATTGTTTTGCACGTTAGTTGTGTTTTCTCACTTAAGCTAGTATTGTTAATTATTCATCTGTATATTCTTCTTCTTGTTAACTATGTAGATGCCTACCACTGCTTCATTACTCTAGGAATCTGGACATTTACTAATTACTATATTCATCTCCATGATTATATTTATAACAGTCACTGGAGGTGGATGATatgtgttttcttcttctaattgcTTGGTTGTTTGGTTGGTACTGTAACATTATTTTATGCAATTGCAAACATTTCGATGTGCTCTTTTGTGCAATAAAGTACTTATGCAAATTGTATAGGTTTATCTATGGCTTTTAGTCCACTGGTTCTGAATTGTGAAGTCGTTTTTTATGGATCAGTTCATGATTCAGATCTCGACCGTGTGGTTTAGATTAGGGCTTCCTAATGCAGGGGCCCTTCTAATTGATGTCATCTAGCATTTGTTTTCATGTTAGTTTCTTATCAACATTTTGGGTCGTTGACTTCCTTAAGAGTTTAAATTTTAAATATAATGTTAAGCCAGTAATGTGTATATATTTCAGGCGGAATTATCTAGATCGCATTTGAACATGTTACATATCGCAGTTCTTTTTTCATCAGGTTTTGTTTAAATTTCCAACACAGTATTTCTCTCATCTGGTTGAAGTTAAAGTGTGTACTTGTTCCCATTAAAGGCAACTGTACTGACTTTATCAACCACCATAATACATGAAATTCCGTGAGTTCACACATAGAATTTTGTCATCTTCCTTGGATGGAAGGAAGCACTCTGTCTCATGAATTTATATGTGATGGGATTGATGAAGTCGGTCCAGTTTCTTGTATGGAAGTGGAACAATATGTAGCCATCATTCTTTTGCCCTAACTTCATTCTTTAGTACTAAACCTTTAGGATGGAGTGAGTACTAGTAACTAACGTTTTTTCTGGGCAAGGAGTACGGGTATTTATAGCTGGACTTCCTTTTGGTTGAAGCCTTTGGCCACAAGTCTGGTTTTATATCGTTCAATGTTGCCTATAATCTTTGCCTCGTATTAATCATTGAGCTGAAAATTGTATCCTGCAGGCATTTGATGAGGCCATTTCTGAATTGGATTCCTTGGGTGAGGAATCATACAAGGATAGTACATTGATTATGCAACTTCTCCGAGACAATTTGACCTTGTGGACTTCAGACATCGGCGAGGATGCTGACAATGAGATTAAGGAAGCTTCAAAACATGATGAGTCCAAGGGTCCAGAATAACACTGATGGGTTTGAAGTAATGAATGTTTTAGTCTATACAAGTAGCGGTTAGGTTTTGTTTGTCTAAGAATGGACCAACTCCTACTTGTGTTGCTATTTATGTTTTATTTAGTAGTTTAGTTATAGATTGCTTCTTAGTCTTGTGTGCTTGTGGTTTAATGGCATTTCTTCTTGTGATACagtcagaagaaaaagaaaagaaatgcctCACAATATTTTATGGTACTGACCAAGTttgaaatatatttatttttgcATGTGAAATTATTAGCTAGCCGTTCATACTTTTATCATGTGAAATTATTAGCAAGCTGTTCCTGCTTTTATCATTTGAAATGAAAGAATTTGGGTTTGGTGATATGATTATTTGTGTTCAATAAAGTGATGTAGAGATGATATCTCTGTAACTTACATACAAATGATGGTACATATTAGTGTAAGCCACTAAGCTCTCTGAATATGCAAAAAGGCTTGCATCCAGAGAGAACTATGGTATAATCTCTGCGTGTAAATCAAAACTCGGACATTTCCAGTTACCAGTACTGTGTCAGGGAAACGACCTGGCTCTCAAGTAACTATTGAGGTTGTACTGAATGTAGCTCAATTGAAACATCATCTGATCATATGACCTGGATCGCTGGATCAAACGTTCATAGTGTCTAATTAAGTTTCTATCTAGCCTTATCACTGAGTGCTGAGTATGACTATATATTCATGGTGTCTATCTAGCTGTATCAGTTAGTACCGAGTACATAGATGTACATGTTCTAGAAGAGCAATTAGTATCCAAAATTAACACAAGCCTTGTCACCTCAgttgatacgtatgatctctataccttggtagctattactatgaaagcagaattcagaataataatagacgagaaacttagaaaacagaacacaagtagtaattcgaagaaaatatcttctctagattatgaacaagaaaacaattacaattctctctttgttacgttcacaatctctctaaacagtggatcaaccttaaactgtttgctagcttGCACAAGTACTGTTCCAAGCTTCTCCTAGGTATTCTGTGCCTAGTATCTGTGTCTAGGTGCGTCAATATCAAGAACACACTaactagatgtcttagctatgagataAACATCTCTACTTATAGCTTTCGGTTTGGTTTCTCAAACCATCTAGGAActatttccttttctaggtatattacctaaactaagagtattgcttaaaacaaaactcttccctaactaggaatttatcctaaacaaggaaatccTTCCTAAAATAGGATTCTATCCTCAattcgtcttgaggatcactagttcccagggaaaggaagatacacatgtatcatgcgccccctcaagaacttgaactcctgtgaaagttatattTGTAGGTTAGGGAAATCGTgagttcctttcaccctgctgaaccatctctccttgCCGGGAACTTGACCTTGACATCTACTTAGGAAAGTCTCATTCTCTTCCTGGTGTGTCTTTGTCGCTCTTCGCTCCATAATGCAATCTTCTTCGAGTGAttcctctctatcaaaccacaagtcttccacatgtggcaagatcatcttgtcatctccatcatcatccagtaatggtggttcaaacatacTTAACCTTCTTaggtcttcttgttgttgtttggtAATGTATTCCAAACTAACTCTACTCGGATTCTCgtcaagagaacggatcacaaggagaatgaaatttgtactagcattcaccaaccgcttagcctgagtggttgtaatcaagcttgctccctcaagaggagagtcaatagctcgtattacaaaagttctcccatctttggtaaaggtatacttctGCTCCCTCCTATGTAAAACCGCATCTCGATTCCATaagtaaggactaccaagtacaACTTGACAAACATCCAATGGAACCACGTCACATGTAACCTcgtcaatgtatgactcatcaaaaTCAAACTTGAACGTGCACTTCTCTGCAACCTGTagaccaccttccttttgaagccaccctAAAGGATAGGGTTTCGGATGTTTCAAAGTTTTCAAACCCAACTTTTCTACAAAAGAAtatgaaagtaaattcttctgacttcccgggtcaataacaacacCGATTAATGTTGTCTTAACCTGCATCTTAACCATGAAGAGTCGTTCCCTAGGATCGTCCTCCATAAGTTCTTCTACGCCTCCTGCCATTAGAGAGAGATTTTGATTAGGTTCCGTTAGTCCTTTGAATTCTTGTGGAACTTGCGTGACTAGTGTTGCCATTATGGCTTCTTTCTTCTGCaacccttttggttttagattaggatACTTCATCCAACACTTATCAACAACATGCCCTGTTTGTTTGCAATGATTACAAACTAAACCTTCTCGGTCGTTAGACTTCCTTTCTCTTTGCTCCTTTCATCTCTTTTAGCGACGAAACTTCCAGACTTCCCCTTGACGTTTTCCTCAACATCAGTTTTCTTAAGTCTGCCTTCAATGGCATTAGTTTTTATGCTTGCTTCGGAGATTgtatccaccgaaaacatcttcaactccttccgtatatactcatggaacccgaaaatatatttcatatagataacataatctcccaagtttaaatccaaaatcatagcttgattctgaaattccgaaatatattcttgtacggtttggttgtaagtctgtttcaagttgtaccacttgaaccatctctcctcaaggtagccaaccggataaaattgtttccttacaactgccttgaatcttttccacgacagtactcccttacctaggttttgtctttgataagctttccaccaggttagagcatgcttttgtagcttcaatgccgcgaaagaaatcttttcctttgaaccatattcaaagaaataaaaatacgtctctagacgttcaatccaatcatccaatttttctacatcgacactcccatcgtaaagtggaatatcaacacgaaaatcaattaTCAGATTattaccatgaggtttagttgatgtagAACTTTTAAGAAgctcattttttttcttatcttcatcctcatcttcttcctcttcttcttcttcttctttttcttcttcttcttcttcttcttcttcttcttcttcttctttttcttcttcttcttcttccgattCATCTTTTTCCGAATCTTCAGGTGTAGGTGTAatgtttttcttcgtcttcgacttggatgtatgagaacgaatacattcactcagctcctgaagggtaacttgaattgcattcatgtctgtttgcagcgtagccaccttttcttccatagtctgtggttcgccttccttaggatcatcctctgactttgtcatccttgatccccttgttttcttaacgtctTATATCTTATCGAGTACCTCACTAAtctttatgtagagagatctagtcaaaaccataaaccacaagtgttagagcattgctcggtcgaactcgcatgcgttgctatctcaagcatgtttgtcaatgttagtgatcaaaactataagtcttgacttctagtctactatagctaagtctcggactaggatagaaagtgtagttcagctcaaggacttcatggagattcatcatacaagaagaataactacttaaggaactggtggaacttctcgacagaaaggtatgtgaagacttgaacttatctgtaactcaaaagtctatctactttatctcctacttcttgagacaaaaagtcatatgctatatatagacttagatgatacacatttggtatttcgagccgagtatacctcgcctatctatatctcgaaatatgtattagtaagcgtttcacttcgaccatgtttatctttacctagtaacgaaagtcatgatatgtttcaatcactttgaaaattgctttgacgagaaatggtgtaacaactatataacgtcctctaagaatatttcaatggttggaatgagagtttagattacataaccaatgatggacatgagtattgttgtggaaacatatatgtgcataagtcctatcccttaaaccaaagtttgcgaactttgttgatcaagagaaaccagaagaatggcttgttgccaagtccgcaaaatgccgaacttctcatcccgagaaattctactggagttgaaaaacttgttgcgtgagtaccaatccgcgaacccagtccgcgaaccggcggaaagtctttgcctagattttctgctagagtttctaaactctgcccggttgcttaagtccgcgaacctagtgtgcgaacttaagaaggttatatatctgaagatgatttcttaacttaaacttataaggactaaggaatgcaatttgaaaactgtggctataaagttcatgaaccgattcaagtgaatcaaatcatctttgcttcaattgtgtcttgtgtagtgcataagatttcctttcaattgaacaactctctaactagttcatttgaagtcatttgaactagttatggtgaagaagaatatggttggtatgaaatgttcatatggctaaccttttggttaactatttttgaagaaacaaatgtacatatttgggtatggttaacaaacctagaagcatgcatttcatttgtgtataacaagctaagttttcgatctaacggttgagaaatattagcttcaatctaaatcaggttttcatctaacggtggatattgtttgctttgtgaccaaggcgaaaccctgatttgaaaaactatataaaggatacatctagtattgtgcaaaactaatccccatacttcacgtgtgatactagtttgagttctagagtcgattctcctttaacctttggttttcttcttctaaaaccaggttaacgacttaaagacttcattggaattgtgaagccagatcgatactacttttatcgtagttgtgtgatatgatcttgcatcttttatcgtacgagtacaatcatattgattggcttgagattaatatctccgataggcaagatataaaaagtagtcacaaacatcttcgtctcattgtttgtgattccgcaacatcttgtttcgctaccatacgattaagattgttgtgaggtgattgatttatctaggctgttcttcgggaatataaggccggattatcaattggttcctgttcaccttgattactatcaaaagacggaacaaaaactttagggtttttctgtgggagacagattgatcctttgatagacttgtctgtgtgagacagatttgtttattgtcaaatcctgcgattttgggtcgtagcaactcttagttgtgggtgagatcatctaaggcaatcaagtgcgcagtatcctgctgggatcagaggcgtagagagtacaactgtaccttggatcagtgggagactgattggggttcaactacagtccagtctgaagttagcttggagtaggttagtgtctgtagcggcttaatacagtgtgcgttcaatctggactaggtcccggggtttttatgcatttgcggtttcctcgttaacaaaatttctggtgtctgtgttatttcagtttccacattatattgttttatctttataattgaaataatacaggttgtgcattagatcatcaattaaagtaatccaagctttagttgttgattgtcattgattgatccttggatattggtctttggtaccatccaagttattccttgtatttgattactactcgcagtttctgtttgaggaaatcaaaacaagagagagagagatataaactcgctgatgtacttttaattgattgagtcttgttgattctcttaaaagtatattcgagtttgtccgtacaaattgctaagcgaaatattgggtggtgttgttagacccccgttttttcaattggtatcagagaaggcaaacacgttcaagacctcaaaagtatgtgtttgtagcgatctactatatggaccataaagtctcaattgacgcttcaccaggtttaaaaaccaaccgtagaaaaaagtctgataagctggttactcttcaaaaagggttggatgaacaaatccggatcaactctggtcttgttgcataaattgcaactcttaaggatttgatatctggtaatagtcttttggtgaatctgagaaactccagttgttcctctttaaagaatagtcgtaaatcagatggtaatcaacgaccggtcgttgtgaaaactgatatgactaggaaccactcggacaaacttcaaggttttggcccgtattgttgttgtgattcttccaatcaccttcaacagGCTTGTATGTCGTTTCAAAAGATTCTGAATATTGCaattaatctttgtaagaaaactaaacaactttttgatactcgaaaaggacatacaaaactatcaggaaactctaaacaaagaagtactaatagtatgggtgcctttgctttaagatctacgtctccttttcaatagtttcttgatagtggttgtagtagacatatgacaggtgatctcacatggtttgtttcgtctattgactatgaagtaggtcctgtaacgtttggagatgggagttgttgctacattatcaag
Coding sequences within:
- the LOC113275615 gene encoding 14-3-3-like protein, yielding MSTSREENVYLAKLAEQAERYEEMVEFMENVAKTVNVQELTVEERNLLSVAYKNVIGARRASWRIISSIEQKEESRGNEDHVSIIKEYRGKIESELHKICQGILGLLDSHLIPSSTAAESKVFYLKMKGDYHRYLAEFKSGSDRKEAAESTLLAYKSAQDIALAELSPTHPIRLGLALNFSVFYYEILNSPDRACTLAKQAFDEAISELDSLGEESYKDSTLIMQLLRDNLTLWTSDIGEDADNEIKEASKHDESKGPE